A window of Lacibacter sediminis contains these coding sequences:
- a CDS encoding efflux RND transporter periplasmic adaptor subunit, whose translation MRIITLVAAAIFVLAISCKDEKKQSAAAQGGRQQGPMTVVGYIVKTGSVSEPVQLPGTLLPMEETQIQAEVSGRVVSHSINEGAFVNKGALLVKLFDGDLQAQLKKLQVQLQIAEKTEERNKELLKISGISQQDYDLSFLQVSNINADIELLRTNIVKTEIRAPFNGRIGFRNISNGAYITPATIITSLRQVSQMKLQFSVPEKYTSKIRIGQSISFSTEGSNRKFIAKVYATESTVSETTRGLNVRCMVQQNDASLVPGSFAKVDMDFARNDNAILVPAQAILPQARGKKLIVYRDGIAKFVDVQTGIRDSANVEITGGVVPGDTIITTGLLGLKPEAKVKLSKVQ comes from the coding sequence ATGAGAATAATTACATTGGTTGCAGCTGCCATTTTTGTTTTGGCAATAAGCTGTAAAGACGAAAAAAAACAATCCGCAGCAGCACAGGGAGGCCGTCAACAAGGACCCATGACGGTTGTTGGCTACATCGTTAAAACAGGATCTGTTAGTGAGCCCGTGCAACTTCCCGGCACTCTTTTACCCATGGAGGAAACACAGATACAGGCTGAAGTAAGTGGTCGTGTAGTTTCACATTCTATTAACGAGGGAGCTTTTGTGAACAAAGGTGCATTACTCGTAAAACTGTTTGATGGTGATCTGCAGGCTCAATTGAAAAAGCTGCAGGTGCAGTTGCAGATCGCTGAAAAAACAGAAGAGCGTAACAAAGAGTTGTTGAAAATAAGTGGCATCAGTCAGCAGGATTACGATCTTAGTTTTTTACAGGTGAGTAATATCAATGCAGATATTGAACTGCTGCGTACAAATATTGTAAAAACAGAGATCCGTGCTCCCTTTAACGGACGCATCGGTTTTAGAAATATTTCGAATGGCGCTTACATCACTCCTGCAACTATCATCACAAGTCTTCGCCAGGTAAGCCAGATGAAATTACAGTTCAGCGTTCCGGAAAAATATACTTCCAAAATTCGCATTGGTCAAAGCATCAGCTTTTCAACTGAAGGAAGCAACCGCAAGTTCATTGCAAAAGTGTATGCTACTGAATCAACCGTAAGTGAAACGACACGTGGTTTGAATGTGCGTTGCATGGTTCAGCAAAATGATGCTTCATTGGTACCCGGCTCGTTTGCAAAAGTTGATATGGACTTTGCAAGAAATGATAATGCTATCCTTGTTCCGGCGCAAGCCATATTGCCACAGGCAAGAGGTAAAAAATTAATTGTTTACAGAGATGGCATTGCCAAATTTGTAGATGTGCAAACAGGTATCCGTGATTCTGCTAATGTAGAAATTACAGGTGGTGTTGTTCCTGGTGATACCATTATTACAACCGGACTACTCGGTTTAAAACCAGAGGCAAAAGTGAAACTCTCTAAAGTTCAATAA
- a CDS encoding efflux RND transporter permease subunit yields the protein MTISELSLKRPVLAIVMNIMIVLFGVIGFRFLGIRDYPAIDPPNISVRTSYPGANADVIESQITEPLEKSINGIAGVKNITSSSSQGNSNINVEFELGFNLEEAANDVRDKVSQTVRSLPADLDAPPVVTKADASSDPILSMTIQSESRNPLQVTEYATNNLLERIQTIPGVSTVNIWGEKRYAMRIWFEPEKLLSYKLTAKDVQTALQRENLELPSGKISGNSMELTVRTFGRLTTEEDFNNLIVANIEGRDIKLKDVGQVVLGPENEESGLKESGTPMIALAIVPQPGSNYVAIADEFYKRYEQIKKEVPADITLDVGMDQTKFVRKSIAEVEETLVLSFALVVLIIFLFFRDWIVAIRPLIDIPVSLIGAFFIMYLSGFTINVLTLLAIVLATGLVVDDGIVVTENIFKKMEQGMDKYKAAREGSKEIYFAVIATSITLAVVFLPIIFLEGFVGRLFREFGIVVAGAVLISAFVSLTLTPVLNVYLTRKGGTRHGWFYRVTEPFFTGMERGYHKLLIGFMRVRWVALILIIACFGIIWMIGNSLQSELAPMEDRSQFRLQVSAPEGTSFEAMDAYIDKLNQLVLDSVPENKVLISVTAPGFTGAGSVNSGFVRSLLVDPDERDRSQQEIVDVINRNLPKYNEGRAFAIQEQTISVNRRGGLPVAFVVQNNNFDKLKEVLPKFLEEAQRNPVFSSVDVDLKFNKPELRLNIDRLRASELGVSVTDISELMQLSLSNRRLGYFIKDGKQYQVIGQVLRDDRDDPTDLKNLFVRNASGQMISVDQFVSFEEETTPPTLYHFNRYKSATISAGLAPGKTIGDGIKEMEAIADKLLDESFNTALSGNSRDFAESSGNTFFALGLALILIFLVLAAQFESFIDPLVIMFTVPLAIAGALFSLWLFDQTINIFSQIGMIMLIGLVTKNGILIVEFANQKKHAGMLKKPAVIEAATMRLRPILMTSLAMALGALPLALSLGAASTSRIPLGIVIVGGIMFSLVLTLFVIPAMYSYLSSKKIKVHEEETEAAISKLSD from the coding sequence ATGACTATTTCCGAACTGAGTTTGAAGCGACCCGTGCTGGCCATTGTGATGAACATCATGATCGTATTGTTTGGCGTCATCGGGTTTCGTTTCTTAGGTATTCGTGATTACCCGGCAATTGATCCTCCCAATATCAGTGTACGTACTTCATACCCCGGTGCAAATGCCGATGTAATTGAATCGCAGATCACAGAACCGTTGGAGAAATCGATCAACGGTATTGCAGGCGTAAAAAATATTACGAGCAGCAGCAGCCAGGGTAACAGCAATATCAATGTTGAGTTCGAATTAGGTTTTAATCTTGAAGAAGCAGCAAATGATGTGCGTGATAAAGTATCACAAACAGTTCGTTCACTCCCTGCCGATCTTGATGCCCCACCTGTTGTTACAAAAGCAGATGCCAGCAGTGATCCGATTCTTTCCATGACTATTCAAAGTGAGAGCAGGAATCCTTTACAGGTAACAGAATATGCAACAAACAATTTACTCGAACGCATACAAACCATTCCCGGTGTTAGTACTGTGAATATCTGGGGTGAAAAAAGGTATGCTATGCGTATCTGGTTTGAACCCGAAAAACTATTATCATACAAGCTAACTGCAAAAGATGTGCAGACGGCACTGCAACGTGAAAACCTGGAATTGCCCTCCGGTAAAATTTCAGGTAACTCCATGGAGTTAACCGTTCGCACGTTCGGTCGATTAACAACAGAAGAAGATTTCAATAATCTCATTGTTGCAAATATAGAAGGGCGTGATATTAAATTAAAAGACGTAGGACAGGTTGTACTTGGCCCGGAGAATGAAGAAAGTGGTTTGAAAGAAAGTGGAACGCCAATGATCGCCCTGGCAATTGTTCCGCAACCGGGCAGTAACTATGTTGCTATTGCCGATGAATTTTATAAACGTTACGAACAGATCAAAAAAGAAGTACCTGCAGATATTACACTTGATGTGGGTATGGATCAAACAAAATTTGTACGTAAATCCATTGCGGAAGTAGAGGAAACACTTGTACTTTCTTTTGCATTGGTGGTGCTTATTATCTTCCTCTTTTTCCGTGACTGGATCGTTGCGATCCGTCCGTTGATCGATATTCCTGTTTCATTGATCGGTGCATTCTTTATTATGTACCTGAGCGGCTTTACCATTAATGTACTTACGCTTCTTGCTATTGTATTGGCAACAGGTTTGGTGGTGGATGATGGTATTGTGGTAACAGAAAATATCTTTAAGAAAATGGAACAGGGCATGGATAAATACAAGGCTGCCCGTGAAGGTTCCAAAGAAATTTATTTCGCCGTTATTGCAACCTCCATCACATTAGCAGTAGTATTTCTTCCAATCATTTTCTTAGAAGGATTTGTGGGTCGTTTGTTCCGTGAGTTTGGTATTGTGGTAGCAGGTGCGGTATTAATTTCTGCATTTGTATCACTTACCTTAACACCTGTACTCAACGTTTATTTAACCCGCAAAGGCGGTACAAGGCATGGCTGGTTCTATCGTGTAACAGAACCATTCTTTACCGGTATGGAGCGTGGATACCATAAACTGCTTATTGGTTTTATGCGTGTAAGATGGGTGGCACTGATTTTAATCATCGCTTGTTTTGGTATCATCTGGATGATTGGTAATTCACTGCAAAGCGAGCTTGCACCAATGGAAGACCGAAGCCAGTTCCGCTTACAGGTAAGTGCTCCCGAGGGAACCAGTTTTGAAGCAATGGATGCTTATATCGATAAACTTAACCAGCTTGTATTGGATAGTGTGCCCGAAAATAAGGTACTCATCTCCGTTACTGCACCGGGCTTTACCGGAGCAGGATCGGTAAACAGTGGTTTTGTTCGTTCATTGCTTGTTGATCCTGATGAACGTGATCGTTCACAACAGGAGATCGTTGATGTTATCAATCGAAATTTGCCAAAGTATAATGAAGGAAGAGCTTTTGCCATCCAGGAACAAACTATTTCAGTAAACCGCCGTGGTGGTTTACCGGTTGCGTTTGTTGTACAGAATAACAATTTTGATAAATTGAAAGAAGTATTGCCGAAGTTCCTGGAAGAAGCCCAGCGGAATCCTGTGTTTTCCAGTGTTGATGTTGACCTTAAATTCAATAAACCTGAACTGCGTTTAAATATTGATCGTTTACGTGCAAGTGAGTTAGGTGTAAGTGTCACCGATATTTCAGAATTGATGCAGTTATCGTTGAGTAACAGAAGACTTGGTTACTTTATTAAAGATGGTAAACAGTACCAGGTAATTGGCCAGGTATTAAGAGATGATCGTGATGATCCAACCGATCTGAAAAATCTTTTCGTTCGCAATGCTTCAGGACAAATGATCTCTGTTGATCAATTCGTAAGTTTTGAAGAAGAAACAACACCACCAACGCTTTACCATTTCAACCGTTATAAATCAGCAACGATCAGTGCAGGTTTAGCACCGGGTAAAACGATTGGTGATGGGATTAAGGAAATGGAAGCCATTGCTGATAAGTTGCTCGATGAATCGTTCAACACAGCACTGTCTGGCAACTCAAGAGATTTTGCTGAGAGCAGTGGTAATACATTTTTCGCATTGGGTCTTGCATTGATATTGATCTTCCTTGTATTGGCTGCACAGTTTGAAAGTTTTATTGATCCGTTGGTGATCATGTTTACGGTACCATTGGCTATTGCCGGTGCATTATTCTCATTGTGGTTGTTCGATCAAACCATCAATATCTTTTCACAAATTGGTATGATCATGTTGATCGGGCTTGTAACCAAGAACGGTATCCTGATCGTTGAATTTGCCAATCAGAAAAAACATGCCGGCATGTTGAAGAAGCCTGCGGTTATTGAAGCAGCCACCATGCGTTTGCGTCCCATCTTAATGACGAGCCTGGCTATGGCACTCGGTGCATTACCATTGGCCTTGTCGTTAGGTGCAGCATCAACAAGCCGTATTCCGTTGGGTATAGTAATCGTTGGTGGAATTATGTTTTCGTTGGTATTGACACTGTTTGTCATTCCTGCAATGTATTCGTACCTGTCATCCAAAAAAATTAAAGTGCATGAAGAAGAAACTGAAGCTGCTATTAGCAAGTTGTCTGATTAA
- a CDS encoding TolC family protein yields MKKKLKLLLASCLINILAFAQEPSKLSVDDAIRMAVEKNFDVEIVKNEQQIGAINNNWGTAGLWPNINLNSTLGIASNNLEQRLTNGTTIKRNGAILRNLNAGFAVSWRIFDGMRMFASKRRLEELEKIGELSFRSQVNTTVFNVIAAYYEIVQLNQQRKALQATIKFFEERKLIAESRFTIGTAPKTDFLQAEVDLNQQKGSLLAIENNIRVAKANFNNLLARKPETIFEVMEVIEPDATVSYAALQQKATTDNYDLLLAQSSLSVLVQQKREIISQRLPSVTLNGNFNLSQSKNDAGFTLFNRNLGPNGNIGIAIPIFQGGNIKRQEQVADIGIKNQQIVIDRLKNQVNTSLLNAFYNFQNALNLVKLEKNTLALIEENNVIATERFRKLAITSLELRQVQIDYINGQTRYINSLYMAKLAEAEMKLLAGDLNKL; encoded by the coding sequence ATGAAGAAGAAACTGAAGCTGCTATTAGCAAGTTGTCTGATTAATATACTTGCCTTTGCGCAGGAACCATCAAAGCTCAGTGTTGATGATGCTATACGCATGGCCGTTGAAAAAAACTTTGATGTAGAGATCGTAAAGAATGAACAACAGATCGGCGCTATCAATAATAATTGGGGCACAGCCGGTTTATGGCCTAACATAAATCTCAACAGTACTCTCGGCATTGCGTCTAATAATCTTGAACAGCGGTTAACAAACGGCACAACCATTAAACGTAATGGTGCCATTTTGCGGAACCTCAACGCAGGTTTTGCTGTAAGCTGGCGCATTTTTGATGGCATGCGGATGTTTGCCAGTAAACGTCGGTTAGAAGAATTAGAAAAGATCGGTGAATTGAGTTTCCGCAGCCAGGTAAACACAACTGTATTTAATGTGATTGCTGCTTACTATGAAATTGTACAGCTCAATCAACAACGAAAAGCATTACAGGCAACCATCAAATTTTTTGAAGAACGTAAGCTGATAGCTGAAAGCAGGTTTACCATTGGAACTGCACCTAAAACAGATTTCCTGCAGGCAGAAGTAGATCTCAATCAACAAAAAGGAAGTTTGCTGGCCATTGAAAATAATATTCGTGTAGCCAAAGCTAACTTCAATAATTTACTGGCACGTAAACCCGAAACGATTTTTGAAGTAATGGAAGTGATAGAGCCCGATGCAACCGTTAGCTATGCTGCATTGCAACAAAAAGCTACAACAGATAACTATGATCTGTTACTGGCTCAAAGCAGCTTATCTGTGTTGGTACAACAAAAACGTGAGATCATTTCTCAGCGTTTGCCTTCGGTTACACTCAATGGCAACTTCAACTTATCACAAAGTAAGAACGATGCCGGTTTCACCTTGTTTAACCGTAACCTCGGACCAAACGGAAATATTGGTATTGCTATTCCAATATTTCAAGGCGGAAATATCAAACGCCAGGAACAGGTGGCAGATATTGGTATCAAGAACCAACAGATCGTTATTGACCGTTTAAAGAACCAGGTGAATACAAGTTTGCTGAATGCTTTTTATAATTTTCAGAATGCACTCAATTTGGTAAAGCTTGAAAAAAACACATTGGCATTAATTGAAGAAAACAATGTGATCGCTACCGAGCGTTTCCGTAAGCTGGCCATTACATCACTTGAATTGCGTCAGGTGCAGATCGATTATATCAATGGGCAAACACGCTACATCAATTCTCTTTACATGGCAAAGCTGGCTGAAGCTGAGATGAAGTTGCTGGCGGGGGATCTCAATAAACTATAA
- the purE gene encoding 5-(carboxyamino)imidazole ribonucleotide mutase has product MATPIIGIIMGSDSDLPVMQPAADILKEFGIDYELTVVSAHRTPLRMVEYAKTARERGLKVIIAGAGGAAHLPGMVASITILPVIGVPVKSSNSIDGWDSVLSILQMPNGVPVATVALNAAKNAGILAAEIIGTFDENVAAKISAYKSSMNDEVLTKVTKLKQQGWDNKFD; this is encoded by the coding sequence ATGGCAACTCCGATCATTGGTATTATTATGGGCAGCGACAGCGATCTTCCTGTTATGCAACCTGCAGCCGATATTCTGAAAGAATTTGGTATCGATTATGAATTAACGGTTGTATCAGCTCATCGCACACCTCTTCGCATGGTGGAGTATGCAAAAACTGCAAGAGAAAGAGGATTGAAAGTAATTATTGCCGGTGCCGGTGGTGCAGCCCATTTACCGGGCATGGTTGCGAGTATTACAATCTTACCTGTAATTGGTGTACCTGTAAAATCATCGAACTCAATTGATGGTTGGGACTCTGTTCTTTCTATTCTGCAAATGCCGAATGGTGTGCCTGTTGCTACCGTTGCTTTGAATGCTGCAAAGAATGCAGGCATACTCGCTGCAGAGATCATTGGTACATTTGATGAGAATGTTGCTGCAAAGATTTCTGCTTACAAATCAAGTATGAATGATGAAGTGCTCACCAAGGTTACTAAGTTGAAACAGCAGGGATGGGATAATAAGTTTGATTGA
- the bshC gene encoding bacillithiol biosynthesis cysteine-adding enzyme BshC codes for MDCTSQRITYRNTAAFSTIVLDYLDDAVALKPFYVHRPNIEGIKHAIAQRSAFKTNRRVLVDHLRKQYAAVNESTAVNRNIELLLKENTFTITTAHQPNLFTGPLYFIYKILHAIKLADTLKQELTQYNFIPVYYMGSEDADFEELSYATVNGVKYQWATKQNGAFGRMIVDKHITQLIHAISGQLLVEPHGKEIIDALLASYKEKTTIQDATFAFVHFLFERFGLIVINADAKELKQQMIPVFEDELLNRSSAKQVADTIHKLDAHYKVQAGGREINLFYFDEDLRERIEADGDGFAVANTTIKFTKEEVLKELKEHPERFSPNVILRGLYQDTILPNIAFIGGGGELAYWLELKNVFAHHHVPYPVLVLRNSFLVTQKQWISKIEKLGFTVEDFFKSSEALLNQYVHRTTVNKIQLNGTLTKAEELYELLKEQAATVDLTLLQHVEALKVKAVYRLQELEKKIIRAEKRKYADEQRQIQTIKQQLFPGNGLQERKESFLSFYAKEGSGFIDALYQHSLSLEQDFVVLTTKK; via the coding sequence ATGGACTGTACATCGCAACGGATCACTTACCGTAACACGGCTGCTTTTTCAACAATTGTTTTGGATTACCTGGATGATGCTGTGGCATTAAAGCCCTTCTATGTGCATCGCCCCAATATCGAAGGAATCAAGCATGCTATTGCACAACGTTCGGCGTTCAAGACCAACCGTCGGGTATTGGTTGATCATTTGAGAAAGCAATATGCGGCAGTAAATGAATCGACAGCGGTAAACCGCAATATTGAGTTACTATTAAAGGAAAATACGTTTACGATTACAACAGCCCATCAGCCCAACTTATTTACGGGGCCGCTCTACTTCATTTATAAAATTCTGCATGCCATTAAACTGGCCGATACTTTAAAGCAGGAGTTAACCCAATACAATTTTATACCCGTGTATTACATGGGCAGCGAAGATGCTGACTTTGAAGAACTGAGTTATGCTACTGTGAATGGCGTGAAGTATCAATGGGCCACTAAACAGAACGGAGCCTTTGGCAGGATGATTGTTGATAAACACATTACTCAACTCATTCATGCCATCAGCGGACAATTACTGGTAGAGCCACATGGTAAAGAAATTATAGACGCCTTGCTTGCATCGTACAAAGAGAAAACAACCATACAGGATGCAACTTTTGCCTTTGTACATTTCCTGTTCGAACGTTTTGGTTTGATTGTGATCAATGCTGATGCGAAAGAGTTGAAGCAACAGATGATTCCTGTGTTTGAAGATGAGCTGCTCAATCGTTCATCAGCAAAACAGGTGGCAGATACAATTCATAAACTCGATGCACATTACAAAGTACAGGCAGGCGGCAGAGAGATCAACTTATTTTATTTTGATGAAGACCTGCGTGAACGGATAGAAGCAGATGGCGATGGATTTGCTGTTGCAAATACAACCATCAAGTTTACGAAAGAAGAAGTGCTGAAAGAGTTAAAAGAACATCCTGAGCGTTTCAGCCCGAATGTGATTCTTCGTGGATTGTACCAGGATACGATTCTTCCAAATATTGCATTCATTGGCGGTGGTGGAGAGTTGGCTTATTGGTTAGAGTTGAAGAATGTGTTTGCACATCATCACGTTCCATATCCTGTGTTGGTCTTACGAAATTCATTTCTTGTAACACAAAAGCAATGGATCAGTAAGATTGAGAAGCTTGGTTTTACTGTTGAGGATTTTTTCAAAAGCAGCGAAGCTTTACTTAATCAATATGTACATCGAACAACAGTAAATAAAATTCAACTCAACGGCACGTTAACCAAGGCTGAGGAGTTGTATGAATTATTGAAAGAACAAGCGGCAACCGTTGATCTCACCTTGCTTCAACATGTTGAAGCATTAAAAGTAAAAGCTGTTTATCGTTTGCAGGAACTGGAAAAGAAAATCATTCGTGCAGAAAAAAGAAAGTATGCCGATGAGCAACGTCAGATACAAACAATCAAACAACAACTTTTTCCCGGTAATGGATTGCAGGAGCGTAAAGAAAGTTTTCTAAGTTTTTATGCAAAAGAGGGAAGTGGTTTTATTGATGCATTGTATCAACATTCACTTTCTTTGGAGCAGGACTTTGTGGTATTAACAACGAAAAAGTAA
- a CDS encoding SMP-30/gluconolactonase/LRE family protein: protein MKQLVSILLFTSILFTATAQHQLVKLWETDTTLKVPESVFIDHKNSVLYVSNIDGQPWAKDGKGSIGKVGMDGKVITAEWITGLQAPKGMGMHKNHLYVADLNEVVVIDITKGAIVDRIVVDGAVTLNDISVEENGTVYVSDSRGRKVYSIENKKATVLLDTMQLKGPNGVLKHKGSLYILDAGSMYRMEKNGSLTKLADGMEASTDGVEHVTGGDYIVSTWIGVVYYVNADGTKQVLLDGREQKINSADIGYDAAKRIVYVPTFWRNSVVAYELK, encoded by the coding sequence ATGAAACAGCTTGTATCCATTCTTCTGTTTACTTCCATTCTGTTCACAGCAACTGCACAACATCAACTTGTAAAACTGTGGGAAACAGATACCACGTTGAAAGTTCCTGAATCGGTTTTTATCGATCATAAAAACAGTGTGTTGTATGTATCCAATATCGATGGGCAGCCGTGGGCAAAGGATGGAAAAGGTTCTATCGGTAAAGTGGGTATGGACGGAAAAGTTATTACAGCTGAATGGATAACCGGTTTGCAGGCGCCCAAAGGAATGGGCATGCACAAAAATCATTTGTATGTGGCCGATCTTAATGAAGTAGTGGTGATCGATATTACCAAAGGAGCAATTGTTGATCGCATCGTTGTTGATGGAGCTGTTACGTTAAACGATATCAGTGTAGAAGAAAACGGAACAGTGTATGTGTCGGATTCACGAGGAAGAAAAGTTTACAGCATTGAAAATAAAAAAGCTACCGTACTGCTCGATACAATGCAATTGAAAGGACCGAATGGTGTATTAAAGCACAAAGGAAGTTTGTACATACTGGATGCAGGCAGTATGTACCGTATGGAGAAAAACGGATCGCTCACCAAACTTGCCGACGGAATGGAAGCCAGCACAGATGGTGTTGAACATGTTACCGGCGGCGATTATATTGTTTCAACATGGATCGGAGTGGTGTACTATGTAAATGCAGATGGCACCAAGCAAGTGTTGCTTGATGGAAGGGAACAAAAGATCAACTCTGCCGATATTGGCTATGATGCTGCGAAACGCATCGTATACGTCCCTACTTTCTGGCGAAATTCGGTAGTGGCCTACGAACTCAAATAA
- a CDS encoding NAD(P)/FAD-dependent oxidoreductase gives MGKAIVIGGGIIGLSSAYYLQQSGWGVTLLDKDDFSDNCSYGNAGYVCPSHFIPLATPGIVTQGLKWMWNSRSPFYVEPRLNAALISWGLKFMKSATAKHVAESAIPLRDIALLSQQLYEEWTTIPGFDFAYEKKGLLEMFQTEANEEHSHHVAEEAKKLGLEAVMLSKEEVQAMEPQVELNIRGALYFKCDAHLYPQKLMKGLLNILQQKSVQLIPQQEVTGFEMSNDQIKSVISNKQRYDADMVVIATGSWSREMAAKLGLNLPLMPGRGYSVTLEDSPFTFNHPAVLQEGRVAITPMDRNKIRFGGTMEITSIKTPPRYKRVEGILNAVERFVPQFKIPMPSQENIWYGYRPCSADGLPYIGKIKSNAIIATGHAMIGLSVGAGTGKLVAEIANGETPSVDINPYNPKRFS, from the coding sequence ATGGGCAAAGCAATTGTAATTGGCGGTGGTATTATTGGTTTAAGTTCGGCTTACTATCTGCAGCAAAGCGGGTGGGGTGTAACTCTATTGGACAAAGATGATTTTTCTGATAACTGTTCGTATGGCAACGCAGGCTATGTTTGTCCGAGCCATTTTATTCCATTGGCAACACCGGGTATTGTAACACAGGGTTTGAAATGGATGTGGAATTCAAGAAGCCCTTTTTATGTGGAGCCAAGATTAAATGCGGCACTTATTTCGTGGGGGTTAAAATTCATGAAGAGCGCTACTGCAAAACATGTTGCAGAATCGGCTATTCCTCTCCGTGATATTGCGTTGCTTAGTCAACAGTTGTACGAAGAATGGACAACCATTCCCGGTTTCGATTTTGCGTATGAAAAGAAGGGGCTCCTGGAAATGTTTCAAACAGAGGCGAACGAAGAACACTCACATCATGTAGCTGAGGAAGCAAAAAAACTTGGTTTGGAAGCAGTGATGTTATCGAAAGAAGAAGTACAGGCCATGGAGCCACAGGTTGAATTGAATATACGTGGTGCGCTGTATTTTAAATGCGATGCACATTTGTATCCGCAGAAATTAATGAAGGGCTTGCTGAACATACTTCAGCAAAAAAGTGTGCAGTTAATTCCGCAGCAGGAAGTAACGGGTTTCGAAATGAGTAATGATCAGATCAAATCTGTTATCAGTAACAAGCAACGTTACGATGCAGACATGGTAGTTATAGCAACAGGATCATGGTCGAGAGAAATGGCTGCAAAGCTCGGTCTGAATTTACCACTCATGCCTGGCCGTGGTTATTCAGTTACATTGGAAGATTCTCCGTTTACATTTAATCATCCTGCGGTGTTGCAGGAAGGTCGTGTAGCCATCACACCCATGGACAGAAATAAGATCCGTTTTGGTGGTACGATGGAAATCACCTCAATCAAAACGCCTCCACGATATAAGCGGGTAGAAGGTATTTTAAATGCAGTAGAACGGTTTGTCCCGCAGTTTAAAATTCCGATGCCATCGCAGGAAAATATCTGGTATGGCTATCGTCCCTGTTCAGCCGATGGATTGCCTTATATCGGTAAAATAAAATCGAATGCCATTATTGCAACCGGTCATGCAATGATCGGGTTGAGTGTGGGTGCAGGCACTGGTAAGCTTGTTGCGGAGATTGCGAATGGCGAAACACCCAGCGTGGATATCAACCCATATAATCCCAAAAGGTTTTCCTAA